A genomic stretch from Psilocybe cubensis strain MGC-MH-2018 chromosome 1, whole genome shotgun sequence includes:
- a CDS encoding Cobalt/magnesium transport protein CorA, with protein MPRENSLSDSEGRSLTSNESEEDAFAISPASANYSQLPEVASPYRADLSRIKTQSRKSIHSKVSKAVPSPAVHQAGFATMTPKDKFRAAVRKVMAMRRGTTLLGNVGGIGAEPGIDPRRPAVDAAYSHIKEQCQIEIMDYSAIRNTTRHMDNAQFIEFMGDLDSPELPQRDPWVKVRWINIGGISWDVIRALSIKYNLHPLALEDVFHGHSRNRSKADYYSKHLFLRILCHELLDDEEKRSRAAFTQYTTGPRSNSPEPLESYPDEEEEKVNMDDSEELKKPTSSFPSRAATLVQRRGQPSLLPTNRNDLKGAYNTGKRSPTGSNLSTLVAREGALQLSREEQKQDEAAIEALKKGSRINVDVTPMFFFLFRDGTIISIRPIPNLSLTQPISFRLKSRDTVLRKSADPSLLLHALLDLIVDKAVQVIEAYHAKIHKFEKEILLRPQMNTVRDLHILSGDLILHKRTLDPIKTLIYGLRRYDVDRCAALIDSSDPANKDVRVVGFMSHKAKIYLADVYDHMDYILTSLDMFAGIAQNLIDYTFNMSSYEMNEVMRRLTMATIIFLPLTVLTGYFGMNFSSMWSVDKHTDLLFWEIAIPIMVVTLPLALWGDLKKFWHYIHKRSAATKAIKTM; from the exons ATGCCCCGAGAAAACAGTCTGAGCGACTCTGAGGGCAGGTCACTCACTTCTAACGAGTCAGAAGAGGATGCCTTCGCAATATCGCCAGCATCTGCGAATTACTCTCAACTGCCTGAGGTAGCCTCTCCCTATCGCGCTGACCTATCGCGAATCAAGACACAGTCCAGGAAATCAATACACTCCAAGGTTTCCAAGGCCGTTCCTTCGCCAGCTGTCCATCAAGCGGGCTTTGCGACGATGACACCAAAGGACAAATTCCGGGCAGCAGTGCGCAAGGTCATGGCCATGAGGCGTGGCACGACATTGTTAGGGAACGTCGGAGGCATTGGAGCAGAGCCGGGCATTGACCCTCGTCGTCCCGCTGTGGACGCTGCGTACAGTCATATCAAGGAGCAATGCCAAATTGAGATTATGGACTACTCGGCCATCCGAAACACGACCCGACATATGGATAACGCGCAATTTATTGAGTTCATGGGAGACCTGGATTCGCCCGAGTTACCGCAGAGGGATCCGTGGGTTAAAGTGAGGTGGATTAATATTGGTGGTATTAGCTGGGATGTGATTCGGGCGCTGTCGATCAAGTATA ATTTGCATCCGCTCGCTTTAGAAGATGTCTTCCACGGCCATTCTCGAAATCGTAGCAAGGCAGACTATTATTCCAAGCACCTCTTTCTTCGTATCCTTTGCCACGAACTtctcgatgatgaagaaaaaagatcTAGGGCGGCATTTACACAATACACCACTGGACCTCGATCGAATTCTCCAGAACCTCTGGAGAGCTATcctgacgaagaagaggaaaaagtGAATATGGACGATTCTGAAGAGCTTAAAAAGCCAACAAGCTCTTTCCCTTCTCGCGCAGCCACGCTTGTTCAACGACGTGGGCAGCCGTCACTTTTGCCGACCAATCGGAACGACTTGAAGGGGGCATACAACACCGGAAAGAGGTCCCCAACAGGAAGTAATCTTTCAACGCTGGTAGCCAGGGAAGGAGCG CTCCAGCTATCTcgagaagaacaaaaacagGATGAAGCAGCGATCGAAGCTCTGAAAAAG GGATCTCGCATCAACGTGGATGTTACGCCTATGTTCTTCTTTTTATTCAGAGATG GCACTATTATCTCGATCCGACCCATCCCCAACCTTTCCCTAACGCAGCCTATATCATTTCGGCTGAAGAGTCGCGATACTGTACTGCGAAAATCGGCAGACCCATCTCTCTTGCTCCATGCTTTGCTTGACCTTA TCGTCGACAAAGCGGTTCAGGTCATCGAGGCGTATCACGCGAAAATTCACAAGTTCGAAAAGGAGATCCTTTTACGACCGCAAATGAACACTGTTAGAGACT TGCATATCCTCTCCGGCGATCTCATCCTCCACAAACGCACGCTTGACCCCATCAAAACGCTTATCTACGGGCTGAGACGATACGACGTCGATCGGTGTGCGGCTCTCATCGATAGCTCAGATCCCGCAAACAAGGATGTGAGAGTAGTGGGGTTCATGAGCCATAAGGCTAAGATTTATCTT GCTGATGTTTATGACCATATGGACTACATCTTAACTAGCCTGGATATGTTCGCCGGGATTGCCCAAAATTTGATAGATTACACCTTCAAC ATGTCTTCGTATGAGATGAACGAAGTAAT GCGTCGTTTAACCATGGCAACAATCATATTTTTACCTTTGACTGTCCTCACCGGCTACTTC GGAATGAACTTTTCAAGTATGTGGTCCGTTGACAAGCACACCGACCTTCT GTTTTGGGAAATTGCCATACCCATCATGGTTGTTACGCTACCTCTGGCGCTATGGGGAGACCTCAAAAAGTTCTGGCATTATATCCACAAGAGGTCAGCAGCAACAAAAGCGATTAAG ACGATGTAA
- a CDS encoding ABC transporter A family member 6 yields MARLTSNFTPSQLSAVHKVDTMADIVASCRQNFNGLSACYAGVSFNDVSISHFQSNPLNYTIVADAGLIHIDVEHHTGDIENRILPLQWAIDKAIIELRTDQTQQTPLQWPYTMQSNKDQTRLIRLSYTRGIREIIVLAFFLAFSAISYQIPGSVANERALLITGHMKAMGLYDSARILSWHVGISITYLPGWIIVGLLWKFRIFVETSAFLIVFVHVLLGLVLASWSLFVAAPFGTSPQLAAVVTTFLSVAVAVIGQTLNTARPLVTILYSALFPPSFYIFAMKAICGYENNQLATNPFKGDPDRNITLFPFIFVAILNIFVWPCLAVRLERKLYETISPKTTAKKQEDGLDYIPPNVAISIRNLTKVYSSSVFASTGDVTAVSNLSLDIPKTGIFVLLGSNGAGKSTTLSILAGLSSITEGTVTFEGGFKRPPRGTMGIVPQKNVLFDELTCLQTLEVWRAVKWSHNTDEHEDLEQLLIDCDLEKKIHANAATLSGGQKRKLQLAIGLLGGSKVVLVDECTSGVDPLSRRALWKILTAFHEDRSIVFTTHFLDEADLLADQIAILAAPGKVVASGTPVSLKRDFGDGYSVQVSFKSQMSPLVSEFELLEGIKQICPQTYITSPSSSQKCYHLRTRDNTLIGQVLEFLDTHVNNRQIESYDLLGTTIEDVFLDVMSENDANKKGSFDGTTSSIYAPEDLSPDTPLLEKLPGGIGLTNGRSVSPFRQAFTVFHKRALIAKRAWMTPFLAIFITVIGACVPLTFIKGKDQSCTVPSKDVTSIPLYLPKSTPLLSATLPTPARVVSSPPNIIESLGQMPLFMLDIINVPDNASFVGMITSNHTNITSGGVSVDQATGASLVAWEATSPGIRGPSMLNLATNVLFNRARKLTGSANAVPNNIYANYATFPKVAAATLVYLKWIFFFGAVMAVYPAFFALYVSKERRSSVQAMQLSNGLTNPVGMWLGHLMFDLIAAVLLSTIIIIVFASFSEQFHGLGLLWVVFLLYGISGTLFAYALSLMVDSALAAFAIVACYQFITFVLYLSSYLAVFTFGKITESTRLITIIHFTISIVSPVTSVVFSTNLFSLLCDSGTQNVTTASLFSITRFGGPILYLIIYAFVSLGVLIYVDSGSKVRHSRHRKKYLLGTGSDTLPGADVVAAAEAVATSDDLLRVINLSKSYHGKRVTDDVSLGVPRDSIFALLGPNGAGKTTTFNIIRGDVYPDCGDVIINGASIVSDPRGARASLGVCPQFTAIDSQLTVREHLMIYGRFKGLKRGAELNHNINMILKSTSLTIYSDRLASNLSGGNQRKLALAIALMGNPSVILIDEFSTGVDPKMKRDMWNTLRRVSIGKAIIITTHSMEEASALANTVGILAKRMLAIGTIEDLASRYGAYEVHFSCRSRQDVIRARQMMSRIPGSKKSNDVATRFEVPVNGEFSLAQLFTILASEGDFMEYTVERASLESIFLKVVRGAEQKESLFQFNIPSNARAFTPLRRTASQ; encoded by the exons ATGGCCAGACTGACGTCCAACTTTACACCTTCTCAACTGAGCGCTGTGCACAAAGTCGATACCATGGCGGATATTGTGGCTAGTTGCCGCCAAAATTTCAATGGACTTTCAGCATGCTACGCCGGAGTCAGCTTTAACGATGTCTCGATATCTCACTTTCAATCCAATCCTCTCAATTATACAATTGTGGCTGATGCAGGATTGATCCACATCGATGTTGAACATCACACCGGAGACATTGAGAACCGTATTCTACCTCTTCAGTGGGCAATTGACAAG GCAATCATCGAGCTCAGGACCGATCAAACACAACAGACGCCTCTTCAATGGCCGTACACCATGCAATCTAATAAGGACCAAACAAGGCTTATTCGGCTTAGTTATACTAGAGGGATCCGGGAAATAATTGTGCTAGCTTT CTTTCTTGCGTTCTCTGCCATCTCGTACCAAATTCCGGGTTCTGTAGCAAATGAACGTGCCTTACTTATTACCGGGCACATGAAGGCAATGGGACTCTATGACTCCGCACGAATACT TTCATGGCACGTCGGTATCTCGATCACCTACCTTCCTGGCTGGATTATCGTCGGATTATTGTGGAAGTTCCGGATCTTCGTCGAAACAAGCGCCTTTTTAATCGTGTTTGTACACGTCCTTCTTGGGCTAGTTTTAGCAAGCTGGTCGCTCTTCGTAGCAGCGCCGTTTGGGACAAGTCCGCAGCTCGCCGCTGTTGTGACCACCTTCTTGAGCGTTGCCGTCGCGGTGATTGGCCAAACGCTCAACACCGCTCGACCATTGGTTACTATACTATACTCCGCTTTGTTCCCTCCTTCCTTCTACATTTTTGCTATGAAAGCCATTTGTGGGTACGAAAATAACCAGCTCGCAACCAATCCATTTAAGGGCGATCCGGACAGGAATATCACTCTTTTCCCATTCATTTTTGTCGCGATT CTCAATATATTCGTTTGGCCGTGCCTCGCCGTCCGCCTTGAAAGGAAGCTGTACGAGACAATATCCCCTAAAACAACTGCAAAAAAGCAAGAGGATGGATTGGATTATATACCTCCCAACGTCGCTATATCCATTCGCAATTTGACCAAGGTTTACTCCTCGTCTGTTTTTGCGTCCACGGGGGATGTCACTGCAGTTTCAAACCTCAGTCTGGACATTCCCAAGACCGGAATATTTGTACTGCTAGGGTCAAATGG CGCTGGCAAGTCGACGACGTTATCCATCCTGGCCGGACTCTCCAGCATCACAGAAGGAACGGTGACCTTTGAAGGCGGGTTCAAACGGCCTCCTCGCGGTACCATGGGAATTGTTCCTCAGAAAAACGTGCTCTTCGATGAGTTGACGTGTTTGCAGACACTAGAGGTGTGGAGAGCAGTCAAGTGGTCTCACAACACGGACGAACACGAAGACCTGGAACAACTGTTGATCGACTGCGATTTGGAGAAGAAAATCCATGCCAATGCGGCGACCCTGTCTGGCGGTCAGAAACGCAAGCTTCAGCTTGCTATTGGGCTTCTTGGTGGATCTAAAG TGGTCCTTGTGGACGAATGCACGTCTGGAGTTGACCCCCTGAGCCGTCGAGCTCTGTGGAAAATCCTCACGGCATTCCACGAAGATCGGAGTATCGTGTTTACAACCCAT TTTCTTGATGAAGCCGACTTACTGGCGGATCAAATTGCCATACTTGCAGCTCCAGGAAAGGTCGTTGCATCGGGGACGCCAGTTTCATTAAAACGCGATTTTGGCGATGGATACTCGGTGCAGGTCTCATTCAAATCGCAGATGAGTCCTTTGGTTTCGGAATTTGAATTACTGGAGGGCATCAAACAAATCTGTCCTCAAACTTACATCACATCGCCATCTTCCTCGCAAAAATGTTACCACCTCAGAACGAGAGATAATACATTGATAGGTCAAGTGCTCGAATTCCTGGATACCCATGTGAACAACAGACAGATAGAATCATACGATCTTCTGGGAACCACGATTGAAGACGTTTTCTTGGATGTCATGAGCGAAAACGATGCAAACAAGAAAGGTTCATTCGACGGAACTACATCATCGATATATGCCCCAGAAGATCTCTCACCCGACACTCCTCTTCTCGAAAAACTTCCAGGCGGTATCGGTTTAACGAATGGAAGGTCGGTTTCACCATTCCGACAGGCATTCACAGTTTTTCATAAACGCGCATTAATCGCGAAGCGGGCTTGGATGACACCTTTCCTAGCCATCTTTATCACAGTCATAGGCGCATGTGTCCCGCTCACATTCATCAAAGGGAAAGACCAATCGTGTACCGTACCATCAAAGGATGTCACATCGATCCCTCTCTACTTGCCAAAATCGACTCCGCTTCTTAGTGCTACACTTCCCACACCCGCCCGTGTTGTTTCGTCGCCGCCTAACATCATCGAATCTCTGGGGCAAATGCCCCTCTTCATGTTGGATATCATTAATGTCCCGGACAACGCGTCTTTTGTTGGGATGATCACCAGCAATCATACAAATATCACATCGGGTGGTGTTTCCGTAGACCAGGCAACCGGGGCATCGTTGGTAGCTTGGGAAGCCACTTCGCCTGGCATTCGAGGGCCATCCATGTTGAATCTAGCAACAAATGTTTTGTTCAACCGTGCCCGAAAGTTGACGGGCAGTGCGAATGCGGTTCCAAATAATATCTATGCCAACTATGCGACTTTCCCGAAGGTTGCTGCTGCCACTCTGGTTTACTTGAAATGGATATTCTTCTTTGGTGCTGTCATG GCCGTATATCCTGCATTTTTTGCACTCTATGTATCGAAAGAACGCCGCTCGTCTGTACAAGCGATGCAACTTTCAAATGGTCTTACGAATCCCGTTGGGATGTGGTTAGGACATCTCATGTTCGATCTCATTGCAGCTGTGCTCCTTTCCACTATAATTATCATAGTTTTTGCGTCTTTTTCTGAGCAATTTCATGGTCTTGGACTATTG TGGGTCGTTTTCCTGCTGTACGGGATCAGTGGCACCCTGTTCGCATATGCACTGTCCTTGATGGTTGATTCGGCCCTTGCAGCATTTGCTATTGTAGCATGTTATCAGTTTATCACTTTTGTG CTTTATTTGTCCTCATACCTCGCCGTGTTTACCTTTGGAAAAATCACAGAGTCAACCCGTCTGATCACCATCATCCACTTTACTATATCAATTGTGTCTCCAGTCACAAGTGTAGTAT TCTCTACAAATTTATTCTCCCTTCTATGTGATTCCGGAACGCAGAATGTTACTACAGCTTCATTGTTTTCTATCACACGATTTGGCGGGCCGATTCTCTATCTAATAATATACGCCTTTGTTTCGCTCGGCGTTCTGATATATGTCGATTCAGGCTCAAAGGTCCGCCACTCAAGACATAGGAAGAAGTACCTTTTAGGTACTGGTTCCGACACGCTCCCTGGCGCAGACGTTGTTGCGGCTGCAGAAGCGGTTGCAACGTCTGACGACCTCCTCCGTGTCATCAACCTGTCCAAATCGTACCATGGCAAACGAGTGACGGACGATGTCAGCTTGGGTGTCCCAAGAGACTCTATCTTTGCACTTTTGGGTCCTAATGGAGCTGGAAAGACGACCACATTCAACATAATCC GCGGCGATGTCTACCCAGATTGCGGGGATGTTATTATTAACGGAGCCTCAATTGTCAGCGATCCACGTGGTGCTCGGGCTTCATTGGGTGTCTGCCCACAGTTTACCGCCATCGACTCTCAGCTTACTGTACGGGAGCATCTTATGATATATGGGCGCTTCAAGGGCCTAAAGAGGGGAGCGGAGCTCAATCATAATATCAACATGATTCTGAAATCCACTTCCCTGACCATCTACTCTGATAGGCTCGCAAGCAATCTGTCAGGAGGAAATCAGAGAAAATTGGCGCTCGCCATTGCGCTAATGGGAAACCCCTCTGTCATTCTCATCGATGAATTTTCAACAGGAGTGGATCCAAAAATGAAACGTGATATGTGGAATACGTTGCGAAGGGTGTCAATAGGCAAAGCCATTATCATCACAACTC ACTCCATGGAGGAAGCATCTGCGCTGGCCAATACCGTTGGGATATTGGCTAAGCGAATGCTGG CTATCGGTACAATTGAAGACTTAGCCAGTCGTTATGGAGCTTACGAAGTCCACTTCTCGTGCCGATCACGACAGGACGTTATTAGAGCTCGTCAGATGATGTCGCGCATTCCTGGATCCAAAAAGTCCAACGACGTTGCTACTCGATTCGAAGTTCCCGTCAATGGGGAATTCTCACTGGCACAACTATTCACCATTCTGGCTAGCGAGGGAGATTTCATGGAATACACTGTGGAACGAGCGTCATTGGAAAGCATCTTTTTGAAAGTTGTTCGAGGCGCTGAACAGAAAGAAAGCCTGTTTCAGTTCAACATTCCAAGTAACGCCCGTGCTTTTACTCCTCTCAGACGGACAGCATCCCAATAA